The following are encoded together in the Strongyloides ratti genome assembly S_ratti_ED321, chromosome : 2 genome:
- a CDS encoding Mediator of RNA polymerase II transcription subunit 10 encodes MSSGERYMPSIARDCDEFKKDYERCFVTEFFPRFVDPNNTRVDHLNPCEHLHNIYKQCIEIYLTKNKVHDIDFNDLQDDYWNDALDEAGNKIPSPELREENDEDEGKKKSGAQSNNLRFVDPEDAKFEKLELDLGRFIEDVRQLGVTASDPGENANEIIRAKLRKIASGLQNMNDISSQFMNHQIPIKIFDFVDDMKNPNAYSKAVFEETDAKNSEVNGKIEQYKKYKAKVLAKWSEEMPDAALQYMVMRKESEGDKEMPFL; translated from the exons atgagtAGTGGTGAACGTTATATGCCAAGTATAGCTAGAGACTGTGacgaatttaaaaaa GATTACGAGCGCTGTTTTGTTACTGAATTCTTTCCTCGTTTTGTTGACCCAAATAATACTCGGGTAGATCATTTAAATCCTTGTGAACACTTACATAACATATATAAACAGTGCATTGAAatt tatttaacaaaaaataaagtacaTGATATAGATTTTAACGATCTtc AAGATGACTATTGGAATGATGCATTAGATGAAGCTGGTAATAAGATTCCTTCACCTGAACTTCGAGAAGAAAATGATGAAGATGaagggaaaaaaaaaagtggtGCACAGTCAAATAATTTACGTTTTGTTGATCCTGAGGACGCTAAATTTGAAAAACTTGAACTTGATTTAGGAAGATTTATTGAGGATGTTCGACAACTTGGTGTTACAGCTAGTGATCCTGGAGAGAATGCCAATGAAATTATAAGGGCAAAACTTCGGAAGATTGCTTCTGGTCTCCAAAATATGAATGATATATCCTCACAATTTATGAATCACCAAAtaccaataaaaatttttgattttgttGATGATATGAAAAATCCAAATGCGTATTCCAAAGCTGTTTTTGAAGAGACAGATGCTAAAAATAGTGAAGTTAATGGAAAAATagaacaatataaaaaatataaagctAAAGTTTTAGCTAAATGGTCGGAGGAGATGCCCGATGCTGCTCTTCAATACATGGTGATGCGAAAAGAATCCGAAGGTGATAAAGAGATGCCGTTCCTATAG
- a CDS encoding No mechanoreceptor potential A, which produces MARLQQILELTPKNELVFTGPFTEVSTSLLILFNPSENYIAFKVKTTAPNYYCVRPNSGLIPPNTSKEVAVMLQPMDNTSNLEQERAKHKFMIQSAFASENENLQNFWRSTPQENIMDSKLKVKFTPNEKSELVDRNSIVSNSQTSTQNTNRSSENPCDTQTSTNDNLSVECSKLKVIIAKLEHENKGQLEQIAQLKECLLTSKSGVITTCEGLPNGQMNEVSSSKVCHLYVPPKIIVTLIEKANAIFVLLLAVAIGYGMFFVLPENSLSTYISEKGLMPGLVNEKFRSSEYGFNNRENIYKRLKNDYMGYRGHLQTYNYLEYNKNVSNVNIYSIVKCVRGPCTESIVLVVPLSRKYIDSQIMTMELLNYFNSLRNWSKNVIFFFTPDFIGTQAFLSAYYNQDHSNIHYQSLEFSSGDLIGGVVLNLSGKKFDRVNIQYNMINGRYPNLDWFNGIVKILEKFDLRPLIHTPKLERSIKNFDPLSYHGKHCLRSILSQAFLETENLHSLFGLHCISMVTLQSDFGNGNGHVTIQSMAAVVEASIRALNNLDERFHHSYQFYLLTSCRYFLSIAYYEPMIGFFCVPLLLKALANYYSISLNFQFPLSFLLTYLYSLFLYFISTYFYFIESSSTVLLFSTFLPLLFIPFIQPSTTHRFVVNLLIPLSLGAISLLNFSFALIFALIYSPIAFIIIGSGEMSKSGLHLVAYILLVFLISTNIASKIIGVPTCNKNTSPVFTLQHNSTNGILARSLPLPALIDCSEHCSSSSDCIGVEYWQGICRIISEDKKSIYTPTDDTSIFLTKSCVKSDRICSSPFHFDVHEQKILVGFAREVVPAESIEICMAACLNAFDTYGFECESAMYYPVDSECILNTEDRLDRPDLFVIEKEDVVYYLDSNCAGSQCYAPYITQYIAVEGKQIENELDRKFEDTDFQTCEELCTGRVTVTQNDFTCKSFMYNPETKVCYLSDERSKPLGRAKLTDANGFTYYEKKCFASPRTCRQTPSFNRVPQMILVGFAAFVMENVPSVTMCLDQCTNPPPETGEKFVCKSVMYYYNEQECILNAETRHTKPDLFITEGDEFLVDYFDISCHLEPETCPEGTYLRGIKSINSALPEGEGSLHVIESAGKSIEECMTKCNQLYPEKCRSFNFEKTSGLCNLLYLDGKNTLKPFIKNGFDLVDLQCLSTKKDCSSKKNDITYAKYLYSQQPGIPTKTEKVIGISKCLDLCTNSERCEGLNYNRRSGECQLFQVIDGPSNLKKSEHIDFYQNLCSTKENEAGVSSALNVPQSSIISISSAQNTSKIDILTKKNLNKDGNNQVNIYEPEKKYHPKGSKNDTAYETDAVNKPIVEGGSQTSVDAQIESGSLEKNIITAPPSIPKIPEGPLPVPILIPADQVQTICDYEGIKVQIKSPQSFTGVIFVKNHYETCRVEVSNSDAATLELGLPASFGMKPVTLSAPDSTISSSSQNATTGEGHITVGRSRRDTQEKSCGLTEIENGKYKSTVVIQTNNLGIPGLVTSTDQIYEIGCDYSSMLGGKITTAANMTVNGPTPTDIKPRGKIELGNPVLMQMNAGTGDHQPILQAKLGDILELRWEIMAMDEELDFFVKECHAEPGTSTGGNEKLQLIEGGCPTLAVAQKLIPQPIKLQSSAVKIAHLQAFRFDSSSSVRITCNIEICKGDCKPATCDMHGESKQSWGRKKRSIEDDTITEFETNRYKVPRFSQATTSLLILDPLQNSIEPSSSMSKVSSLDLLAEDPAKTLLKIKETAHLNGNLCMGKITLFSVFGVLLSLIVIQAVVVTNYIFKRVMSNRKITN; this is translated from the exons ATGGCGAGATTGCAACAAATTTTGGAACTGACCCCAAAAAACGAGTTAGTCTTTACAg GACCATTCACTGAAGTATCAACTTCACTTCTTATACTTTTCAATCCTTCTGAAAATTATATTGCTTTCAAAGTCAAGACAACTGCTCCAAATTATTATTGTGTTCGACCAAATTCTGGTTTAATACCACCAAATACAAGTAAAGAAGTTGCAGTAATGTTACAGCCAATGGATAATACCTCGAATTTGGAGCAGGAAAGGGCAAAACATAAATTTATGATTCAGTCAGCTTTTGCTTCTGAGAATGAAAATCTTCAGAATTTTTGGAGATCAACTCCtcaagaaaatattatggATTCTAAATTAAAGGTTAAATTTACACCAAATGAGAAGTCTGAATTGGTTGATAGAAATTCTATTGTTAGTAACTCACAAACTTCTACTCAAAACACGAATAGAAGTAGTGAAAATCCATGTGATACACAGACGTCTACAAATGATAATCTTTCTGTTGAGTGTTCTAAACTTAAGGTTATTATTGCTAAATTGGAGCATGAGAACAAAGGGCAGTTGGAACAGATTGCTCAACTCAAG gaATGTCTTTTAACATCAAAATCGGGAGTTATAACTACTTGTGAAGGATTACCAAATGGTCAA aTGAATGAGGTTTCTTCATCCAAAGTGTGTCATCTTTATGTACCaccaaaaataattgttacaCTAATAGAAAAAGCTAATGCAATTTTTGTCTTATTACTAGCTGTAGCTATTGGTTATGGAATGTTTTTTGTGTTACCAGAAAATTCTCTAAGTACTTATATATCGGAAAAAGGATTGATGCCAGGATTGGTAAATGAAAAGTTTCGTAGTAGTGAGTATGGTTTTAATAATAGAGAAAACATTTacaaaagattaaaaaatgatt ATATGGGTTATAGAGGACATCTTCAAACTTATAATTACTTAGAATATAATAAGAATGTTAGTAATGTTAATATCTATTCAATTGTTAAATGTGTTCGTGGACCATGTACAGAATCGATAGTTCTAGTTGTTCCATTATCTAGGAAATACATTGATTCACAAATAATGACAAtggaattattaaattattttaattctcTTAGAAACTGGtcaaaaaatgtaattttcttttttacacCGGATTTTATTGGAACACAGGCTTTTCTGTCTGCCTACTACAATCAAGATCACTCAAATATACATTATCAATCTCTTGAATTTTCTTCTGGTGATTTAATTGGTGGTGTTGTCCTTAATTTGTCtggtaaaaaatttgatagaGTAAATATTCAATATAATATGATTAATGGAAGGTACCCTAATTTAGATTGGTTTAATggaatagtaaaaatattagaaaaatttgatttaagACCACTTATACATACACCAAAATTAGAAagatcaattaaaaattttgatccTTTATCATATCATGGAAAGCATTGTCTTAGATCAATATTATCACAAGCATTTTTAGAAACTGAAAATTTACATTCACTTTTTGGTTTACATTGTATTTCAATGGTAACACTTCAGTCAGATTTTGGCAATGGAAATGGTCATGTAACAATACAATCAATGGCGGCAGTCGTTGAAGCATCAATACGTGCACTTAATAATCTAGATGAAAGATTTCATCACTCTTAccaattttatcttttaactTCATGCCGGTATTTTTTGTCAATAGCATATTATGAACCTATGATTGGATTTTTCTGTGTACCATTACTTTTGAAGGCTCTTGCAAATTACTACTCAATATcgttaaattttcaatttccTCTTTCATTCCTCTTAACGTATCTTTACTccctatttttatattttatctccACTTACTTTTACTTTATTGAATCATCTTCAACAGTTCTACTTTTTTCAACCTTTTTACCTTTATTATTCATCCCTTTCATTCAACCATCAACCACTCATCGTTTTGTtgtaaatcttttaataccATTAAGTTTAGGAGCAATTTCTCTCCTTAATTTTAGTTTCGCTCTTATATTTGCCCTGATTTATTCACCTATagcatttattattattggaTCCGGAG AAATGTCTAAGTCTGGGCTTCATCTTGTAGCCTATATATTATTGGTATTTTTGATTTCAACTAATATAGCATCTAAAATTATTGGTGTTCCAacatgtaataaaaatacatcaCCAGTATTTACACTTCAACATAATTCTACTAATGGTATTTTAGCTAGATCTCTTCCATTACCAGCACTTATTGACTGTTCAGAACATTGTTCATCATCATCTGATTGTATTGGTGTTGAATATTGGCAAGGAATTTGTAGAATTATTTCTGAAGATAAAAAATCAATCTATACACCAACAGATGAtacttcaatatttttaacaaaatcatGTGTTAAAAGTGATCGTATCTGTTCATCACCATTTCATTTTGATGTTCatgaacaaaaaatattagttgGTTTTGCAAGAGAAGTTGTACCAGCTGAATCAATTGAAATTTGTATGGCTGCTTGTTTAAATGCTTTTGATACATATGGTTTTGAATGTGAATCAGCTATGTATTATCCAGTTGATAGTGAATGTATTCTTAATACAGAAGATAGACTTGATAGACCAGATCTTTTTGTTATTGAAAAAGAAGATGTTGTTTATTATCTTGATTCTAATTGTGCTGGTTCACAATGTTATGCTCCATACATTACACAATATATTGCTGTTGAAGGTAAACAAATAGAAAATGAATTAGATAGAAAATTTGAGGATACTGATTTTCAAACATGTGAAGAATTATGTACTGGTAGAGTTACTGTTACACAAAATGATTTTACCTGTAAATCATTTATGTATAATCCTGAAACAAAAGTTTGTTATCTTTCTGATGAACGTTCTAAACCTCTTGGACGTGCCAAATTAACTGATGCTAATGGATTTacttattatgaaaaaaaatgttttgctTCACCTAGAACATGTCGTCAAACACCATCATTTAATAGAGTACCACAAATGATTCTTGTTGGTTTTGCTGCATTTGTAATGGAAAATGTACCATCTGTAACAATGTGTCTTGATCAATGTACAAATCCACCACCAGAGACAGGTGAGAAATTTGTCTGTAAATCTGttatgtattattataatgaacAAGAATGTATTCTTAATGCTGAAACAAGACATACAAAACCAGATCTTTTTATTACAGAAGGAGATGAATTTCTTGTtgattattttgatatttcatGTCATCTTGAACCAGAAACATGTCCAGAAGGAACATATTTAAGAGGAATTAAATCTATTAATTCTGCTCTACCTGAGGGTGAAGGTTCACTTCATGTTATTGAGTCAGCCGGAAAATCTATAGAAGAATGTATGACAAAATGTAATCAACTTTATCCAGAAAAATGTAGATCATTTAACTTTGAAAAAACATCAGGATTATGTAATCTTTTGTATCTTGATggaaaaaatacattaaaaccatttattaaaaatggatTTGATCTTGTTGATTTACAATGTTTATCAACTAAAAAAGATTGTTCTTCaaagaaaaatgatattacTTATGCTAAATATCTTTATTCTCAACAACCAGGAATTCCAACTAAAACAGAAAAAGTTATAGGTATTTCTAAATGTCTTGATTTATGTACAAATAGTGAACGTTGTGAAGGCCTCAATTATAATAGAAGAAGTGGAGAATGTCAATTATTCCAAGTTATTGATGGACCATCTAATCTTAAAAAATCTGAACACATagatttttatcaaaatcttTGTTCTACCAAAGAAAATGAAGCTGGTGTTTCATCTGCATTAAATGTACCACAATCAtctattatttctatttcaTCAGCACAAAATACTagtaaaattgatattttaacaaaaaaaaatcttaataaAGATGGTAATAATcaagtaaatatttatgaaccagaaaaaaaatatcatccAAAAGGATCAAAGAATGATACAGCTTATGAAACAGATGCTGTAAATAAGCCAATAGTTGAGGGAGGTTCTCAAACTTCAGTTGATGCTCAAATTGAAAGTGGAAgtcttgaaaaaaatattattacagCTCCACCATCTATACCAAAAATTCCTGAAGGTCCACTTCCAGTACCAATTTTAATTCCAGCTGATCAAGTACAAACTATTTGTGATTATGAAGGTATTAAGGTACAAATTAAATCACCACAATCATTTACTGGAGTTATCTTTGTTAAAAATCATTATGAAACATGTCGCGTTGAAGTTTCTAATTCTGATGCAGCCACACTTGAACTTGGTCTTCCTGCTTCTTTTGGAATGAAACCAGTTACACTTAGTGCCCCAGATTCTACTATTTCTAGTTCTTCACAGAATGCTACAACTGGTGAGGGACATATAACTGTTGGAAGATCACGTCGTGATACTCAAGAAAAATCTTGTGGTCTTACTGAAATTGAAAatggaaaatataaaagtacaGTTGTTATACAAACAAATAATCTTGGAATTCCTGGTCTTGTAACATCAACAGATCAAATTTATGAAATTGGTTGTGATTATAGTAGTATGTTAGGAGGTAAAATTACCACTGCAGCTAATATGACTGTAAATGGACCAACACCAACTGATATTAAACCAAGAGGTAAAATTGAACTTGGAAATCCTGTTCTTATGCAAATGAATGCTGGTACAGGTGATCATCAACCAATTTTACAAGCTAAACTTGGAGATATTCTTGAATTGAGATGGGAAATTATGGCTATGGATGAGGAACTTGATTTCTTTGTTAAAGAATGTCATGCTGAACCTGGTACTAGTACAGGAGGAAATGAAAAACTCCAACTTATTGAAGGTGGATGCCCAACATTAGCTGTTGCTCAAAAACTTATTCCACAAccaataaaattacaatcaTCAGCTGTAAAGATTGCACATCTTCAAGCATTCCGTTTTGATTCATCATCATCAGTTAGAATAACATGTAATATTGAAATCTGTAAAGGTGATTGTAAACCAGCAACATGTGATATGCATGGAGAATCAAAACAATCATGGGGAAGAAAGAAAAGATCTATTGAAGATGATACAATAACAGAATTTGAAACTAATCGTTACAAGGTTCCAAGATTTTCACAAGCAACAACATCTCTTCTCATTCTTGATCCACTTCAAAATAGCATTGAGCCATCATCATCAATGTCAAAGGTATCATCTCTTGATTTGTTGGCTGAAGATCCTGCAAAAACAttacttaaaattaaagaaacgGCACACTTGAATGGAAATCTTTGTATGGGAAAAATTACTCTTTTTTCAGTATTTGGTGTACTTCTTTCATTAATTGTTATTCAAGCAGTTGTCGtaacaaattatatttttaaaagagtTATGTCAAACAGAAAGATTACCaattaa
- a CDS encoding 39S ribosomal protein L46, mitochondrial, with the protein MKLFSTRYASLGKRLLTEINSTPLYGDKTIRSEVIASAVLIRPPLCAPPMNDIEKDYNEMNIQMEFRDSLKSDFELEMEKDEILLMKKKMLEEEGRDLSELNEEIGITAVMKEEEWLEKSNKIKKKLLKVDNNEIKDNYKNLCRSPNTNLILSVKQKFGDGHVSPWIFPQTNNIQHCLRSSLETTIDEMFNGSIKIKMLGGAPFSYYKYKYPKMLRDSRGIDYGEFFFFGAILNDPSVDISINNKLIDDYQWLTSEEIDKCVSNSKKYLKKAKLCLHQ; encoded by the exons atgaaattattttctacAAGATATGCTTCGCTAGGTAAAAGATTATTAACGGAAATAAATTCGACACCTCTATATGGTGACAAAACTATTCGTAGTGAAGTGATAGCTTCTGCTGTTTTAATACGACCTCCATTATGTGCCCCACCAATGAATGATATCGAGAAAGACTATAATGAAATGAATATTCAAATGGAATTTAGGGATTCACTGAAATCTGACTTTGAATTAGAAATGGAAAAAGATGAGAT tttattaatgaagaaaaaaatgctTGAGGAAGAAGGCAGAGATCTTTCAGAGTTGAATGAAGAAATAGGAATAACAGCTGTAATGAAAGAGGAGGAATGGTTAGAGAAAAGTAacaaaattaagaaaaaacttttaaaagtagataataatgaaatcaaagacaattacaaaaatttgtGCCGTTCTCCGAATactaatttaatattaagtgttaaacaaaaatttggTGATGGTCATGTTTCACCATGGATATTTCCTCAAACTAATAATATACAGCATTGTTTGAGAAGT tcaTTGGAGACAACTATAGATGAAATGTTTAATGggagtataaaaataaaaatgttaggGGGTGCACCAttttcatattataaatataagtaTCCAAAAATGTTACGAGATTCAAGAGGTATAGATTATGGagaatttttcttttttggaGCCATTTTAAATGATCCTTCTGTAGATATTAGCatcaataataaattgatTGATGATTATCAATGGTTAACAAGTGAGGAAATTGATAAATGTGTGTCTAATAGTAAgaaatatcttaaaaaagcCAAATTGTGCCTTCATCAATAA